The Elstera cyanobacteriorum genome includes a region encoding these proteins:
- a CDS encoding PqqD family protein → MSAEQGQYYALTATSHDIWDRLKTPVRVADLCAALAEAYGVPLETVETDTLAFLEYLESQAMIKTVQA, encoded by the coding sequence ATGAGCGCCGAACAGGGGCAGTATTACGCCCTGACGGCAACGAGCCACGATATTTGGGATCGGCTGAAAACGCCCGTCCGCGTCGCCGACCTTTGCGCAGCCTTGGCCGAAGCCTATGGCGTACCGCTCGAGACGGTGGAAACCGATACGCTGGCGTTCCTCGAGTATCTCGAATCCCAAGCCATGATTAAGACGGTCCAGGCCTAG
- a CDS encoding 2OG-Fe(II) oxygenase gives MTSVLHSVTPADIRLTPFPHIVIDNALPPDLYTQIAAAYPTLDQIMPPRSGDQPYLSNSRYTLSAWITALLDDLAPAWKAFIARHSSPAFFEEVVSLFDGHWPQALLHHLGGSLRGHRMGLLQPSSDDPPRLSLDARAEINTPVYGAASVSRGPHLDTPNRLFTGLLYFRAEEDDSTGGELHLYRWKNGPIAGFDTFQLPEDSVEVAVTLPYRANRLVLFPQQIGALHGVGLRPPTPHVRRYVFLTAELAEPWLTLPTDEDRAR, from the coding sequence ATGACCTCGGTTCTTCACTCCGTCACCCCTGCCGATATTCGGCTAACCCCCTTTCCCCATATCGTTATCGATAACGCGCTGCCGCCCGACCTCTACACCCAGATCGCCGCCGCTTACCCAACCCTCGACCAGATCATGCCGCCCCGCAGCGGCGATCAGCCGTATCTCAGCAATAGCCGCTATACGCTATCGGCCTGGATAACCGCCCTTCTGGATGATCTCGCCCCCGCCTGGAAGGCGTTCATCGCGCGGCACAGTAGCCCGGCGTTTTTTGAGGAGGTGGTGAGCCTGTTCGACGGGCATTGGCCGCAGGCTCTGCTCCATCACCTCGGCGGCAGTTTGCGCGGCCATCGGATGGGCCTGCTACAGCCGTCCAGCGACGACCCGCCCCGCCTGTCCCTCGATGCCCGGGCGGAGATCAACACGCCGGTCTATGGCGCGGCATCGGTGTCGCGCGGCCCGCACCTCGATACGCCGAACCGGCTGTTCACCGGCCTGCTGTATTTCCGCGCCGAGGAGGATGATTCCACTGGCGGCGAGTTGCACCTGTATCGTTGGAAAAACGGCCCCATCGCCGGGTTCGACACGTTTCAACTGCCGGAGGATAGCGTGGAGGTTGCGGTTACCCTGCCCTATCGCGCCAACCGCCTCGTGCTTTTCCCTCAGCAAATCGGCGCGCTGCATGGCGTCGGCCTGCGTCCCCCCACCCCTCACGTCCGCCGCTATGTGTTTCTGACGGCGGAACTGGCGGAACCCTGGCTGACGCTCCCGACGGACGAGGACAGGGCGCGATGA
- a CDS encoding class I SAM-dependent methyltransferase translates to MTHRLRAWLKRTPLFPVLRLLNDLRVGGDARQIALLTLLRPRGLFQPSGTTQANRYPDIFAQVKAQLGDQPGLRLLSFGCSTGEEVFTLADLFPTASIRGIDIAAARIRACRVRWRRAGSPSRLEFIRAGSTEQEASGCYDAVFAMAVFRHGSLGSAPPVCQPLFDPVAAERALIDLARLLKPGGLLALRHANLRFSDLSIAAAFEPVYLCPPLPKIVTPIYGVDGRLRPGLTGDDGLYRKKRV, encoded by the coding sequence GTGACCCACCGTCTGCGCGCGTGGCTGAAACGCACCCCGCTCTTTCCCGTCTTGCGCCTGCTCAACGATCTCCGGGTCGGTGGGGATGCCCGGCAGATCGCGCTCTTAACCCTGCTGCGCCCACGCGGACTATTCCAGCCCTCCGGTACCACTCAGGCCAATCGCTACCCTGATATTTTTGCACAGGTCAAAGCCCAGTTGGGCGATCAGCCCGGCCTGCGCCTTCTGTCCTTCGGCTGTTCGACCGGCGAGGAGGTTTTTACCCTCGCCGATCTGTTCCCCACGGCCAGTATTCGGGGCATCGATATTGCCGCCGCCCGCATCCGGGCCTGCCGGGTGCGCTGGCGACGGGCAGGAAGCCCCTCGCGCCTTGAGTTTATCCGCGCGGGATCGACCGAGCAGGAGGCCAGTGGATGCTATGATGCGGTGTTCGCGATGGCGGTCTTCCGTCACGGGTCGCTCGGCAGCGCCCCGCCCGTCTGCCAGCCTTTGTTCGATCCTGTCGCCGCCGAGCGGGCCTTGATAGACCTCGCCCGCCTGCTGAAGCCGGGCGGTCTTCTCGCCCTCCGCCACGCCAATCTCCGCTTCAGCGATCTTAGCATCGCGGCGGCGTTTGAACCGGTCTATCTCTGCCCGCCGCTGCCCAAAATCGTAACGCCGATCTATGGGGTGGATGGACGGCTGCGGCCCGGCCTGACGGGGGACGATGGGCTCTATCGCAAGAAGCGGGTTTAA
- a CDS encoding ABC transporter ATP-binding protein, with protein sequence MTETSRPASPSAGLRVVGDLIRDVLVVSGPRFWGIAVLASLLALVQGGSLLLLHPILTLLGLTGAPPKLPFLAAAGQALGLSGALAIYLAVALVLAGLVYAHSLAVLRLVIDYGDSLRRRLYDAVMAMGWAAARGLRPAAVAHSLTAEVSQAGWAVDQLLRAFASAVQVPVLLAVAVMFSPLFTALALAVGLGGVAVLMPLNRRAYALSTRFAASNRALSAEVADELAGLRILKVLGAERLRAVAFFAQVETLRRAQIDQARAFARAGRVQTLLATAIAAGAVWAGVEAMGLAVADVLTLLLIFGRLAQMALRLQDHWRQIVRVLPFYEAVRDQIRTYRAEAEPPIETAPVLRTALRLVGVGYQYSPSAPWAIRGLTAEIPARRITALTGPSGAGKSTLADIVMGLTEATEGAVFIDGRPLSGGARIAWRRRVAYVPQDPFLFHDTIRANLLLARPDADEAALWAALDRAAAGFIRRLPNGLETLVGERGARLSGGERQRIVLARALLQDPDLLVLDEATSALDNAAEAQILEALQALSGQMTVLVIAHRSASIALAEHRIDLTIPSEEPARVGPL encoded by the coding sequence ATGACCGAGACTTCTCGCCCGGCCAGCCCATCGGCGGGGCTGCGGGTTGTTGGCGATCTTATCCGCGATGTTTTGGTGGTCAGCGGCCCGCGTTTTTGGGGGATTGCCGTGCTGGCCAGCCTGCTTGCGCTAGTGCAGGGCGGTAGCCTGCTGCTGCTGCACCCGATCTTAACGCTGCTCGGCCTTACCGGCGCGCCGCCCAAACTCCCTTTCCTGGCAGCGGCGGGGCAGGCGCTTGGCCTATCGGGGGCGCTGGCGATCTATCTTGCCGTAGCCCTCGTCCTAGCAGGCTTGGTCTATGCCCATAGCCTCGCGGTGTTGCGCCTCGTGATCGACTATGGCGACTCGTTGCGGCGCCGCCTCTATGACGCTGTGATGGCGATGGGCTGGGCGGCGGCGCGCGGTCTGCGTCCGGCGGCGGTAGCCCATAGTCTGACAGCGGAAGTGTCGCAAGCGGGCTGGGCCGTCGATCAACTGTTGCGGGCCTTTGCGTCGGCGGTCCAGGTTCCGGTGCTGCTGGCGGTCGCGGTAATGTTTTCCCCGCTGTTTACCGCCCTTGCGCTGGCCGTTGGCCTGGGCGGGGTTGCCGTGCTGATGCCACTGAACCGCCGCGCCTATGCGCTCTCCACCCGGTTCGCCGCCAGCAACCGCGCCCTAAGTGCCGAGGTGGCCGACGAGTTAGCCGGGTTGCGGATTTTGAAAGTTTTGGGCGCGGAGCGGTTGCGCGCCGTCGCTTTTTTTGCCCAGGTTGAAACGCTGCGCCGGGCGCAGATTGACCAAGCGCGGGCCTTTGCCCGGGCTGGGCGCGTGCAAACCTTGCTCGCCACGGCGATTGCCGCCGGGGCCGTGTGGGCGGGGGTGGAGGCGATGGGGTTGGCCGTTGCCGATGTACTCACGCTGCTGCTGATTTTTGGGCGGCTGGCCCAAATGGCGCTGCGTTTGCAAGACCATTGGCGGCAGATTGTGCGCGTTCTGCCGTTCTATGAAGCCGTTCGCGATCAGATCCGCACCTATAGGGCCGAGGCGGAGCCGCCGATTGAGACCGCACCGGTTCTACGCACGGCCCTTCGGCTGGTCGGGGTCGGATACCAGTATAGCCCCTCGGCCCCGTGGGCGATCCGGGGTCTGACGGCGGAGATTCCCGCCCGGCGGATCACCGCCCTGACGGGCCCGTCCGGCGCCGGTAAGTCCACGCTGGCTGATATTGTGATGGGGTTGACTGAAGCAACGGAGGGGGCGGTTTTCATCGATGGGAGGCCGCTCAGTGGCGGGGCGCGCATTGCCTGGCGGCGGCGGGTGGCCTATGTGCCGCAAGACCCTTTTCTGTTCCACGACACGATCCGCGCCAATTTATTGTTAGCGCGGCCCGACGCCGACGAGGCGGCTTTGTGGGCGGCGTTGGACCGTGCGGCGGCGGGTTTTATCCGCCGTCTGCCGAATGGGTTGGAGACGCTGGTTGGCGAGCGCGGGGCGCGGCTATCCGGCGGCGAACGGCAGCGCATCGTTCTGGCGCGGGCGCTTCTGCAAGACCCGGACTTGCTGGTCCTCGACGAGGCTACCAGCGCCCTCGACAATGCCGCCGAAGCTCAGATTTTAGAAGCCCTTCAGGCCCTAAGCGGTCAGATGACGGTGTTGGTCATCGCCCATCGCTCCGCCAGCATCGCCTTGGCGGAGCATCGGATCGATTTGACGATCCCCAGCGAGGAACCGGCCCGAGTCGGGCCTCTTTAA
- the cas2e gene encoding type I-E CRISPR-associated endoribonuclease Cas2e: MVVIIVENAPPRLRGRLAVWLLEVRAGVYIGSYSARTRERLWADVTSMIGDGNAVIAWDAPTDAGFAFDTCGSNRRIPVDFDGFTLVSFLAEASPSDGR, translated from the coding sequence ATGGTGGTGATCATCGTCGAAAACGCGCCGCCCCGTCTCCGCGGTCGCTTGGCGGTTTGGTTGCTGGAAGTGCGGGCAGGCGTCTATATCGGTAGCTACTCCGCTCGCACCCGCGAACGCCTTTGGGCCGACGTGACCAGTATGATCGGCGACGGCAATGCCGTCATCGCCTGGGACGCCCCCACGGATGCCGGCTTCGCCTTCGATACTTGCGGGTCGAACCGACGAATTCCTGTCGATTTCGATGGCTTTACGCTTGTATCTTTTCTAGCCGAAGCGTCGCCCTCGGACGGGCGTTAA
- the cas6e gene encoding type I-E CRISPR-associated protein Cas6/Cse3/CasE, which yields MTGWIFSRIRLRQAPAVAALLPVIMPKSAEDRARSGHHWVWSLFADGPDRARDFLWRRDTDPRQGECIFTLSARPPLDPFGLFEIDSKPFEPTLAVGDRLRFRLRVVPAASRPGAAGSARGVRYNPVQTALAALTPEERRYRRATVIPTVLGDWLAKQGAKSGFTLQRDPLLTVLADDWVRLPRDGAAPMDFLAVDVDGSLTVTDPAAFVGKLLQGFGRSRAFGCGLMLIRRG from the coding sequence GTGACGGGATGGATCTTCTCACGCATTCGCCTGCGCCAAGCCCCGGCGGTCGCGGCCCTTCTGCCCGTGATCATGCCAAAATCGGCCGAGGATCGGGCCCGGTCGGGCCATCACTGGGTCTGGTCGCTGTTCGCCGATGGCCCGGACCGGGCGCGGGATTTTTTGTGGCGACGGGATACCGACCCCCGGCAGGGGGAATGTATTTTTACACTCTCAGCCCGCCCGCCGCTTGACCCGTTCGGGCTGTTCGAGATCGACAGCAAACCTTTCGAACCCACCCTGGCGGTGGGGGACCGTTTGCGCTTTCGCTTGCGCGTCGTGCCAGCCGCTAGCCGACCGGGAGCGGCGGGGTCGGCGCGCGGGGTGCGCTATAATCCTGTTCAAACGGCCCTTGCCGCCCTTACGCCAGAAGAACGCCGCTATCGGCGCGCCACGGTGATCCCGACGGTCCTGGGGGACTGGCTGGCAAAGCAAGGCGCGAAAAGCGGCTTTACTCTGCAGCGCGACCCGCTACTGACCGTGTTGGCGGACGATTGGGTGCGTCTGCCGCGCGACGGGGCGGCCCCAATGGATTTCCTGGCCGTCGATGTGGACGGTAGCCTAACGGTCACCGATCCCGCTGCCTTTGTCGGCAAACTTCTCCAGGGCTTCGGGCGCTCGCGCGCCTTCGGCTGCGGATTGATGCTGATTCGGCGGGGATGA
- the cas5e gene encoding type I-E CRISPR-associated protein Cas5/CasD, with the protein MASLLFFTLYAPLAGFGDLAVGERRIGADRPNRSGILGLCAAALGLERDATAALTALSAGLDLALRLDADGRVVQDYHTVQSVEAPKRAKQPWPTRAAALAAGNVSTLVSQRDYRSDLFVTVALHARPGTDPGLLPRVATALARPVFTLYMGRKACPLGLPLRPALVTAETLGHGIDQYDATRPIPEQRVRAVLRLGEALRYVADTGWQRDDLLGPEFTCERTEQRRDAARGGRGWQFDLRDELVLSRRKPEGRAA; encoded by the coding sequence ATGGCGTCCCTGCTGTTTTTCACGCTCTATGCGCCGCTCGCCGGGTTTGGTGACCTTGCGGTCGGCGAGCGGCGTATTGGGGCTGACCGACCGAACCGCTCTGGCATTCTCGGTCTTTGCGCGGCGGCGCTTGGTCTTGAGCGGGACGCGACGGCGGCGCTTACGGCCCTCTCGGCAGGCCTTGATCTGGCGCTGCGGCTTGATGCCGACGGGCGGGTGGTGCAGGACTATCACACGGTACAATCCGTCGAAGCCCCGAAACGCGCCAAGCAGCCTTGGCCAACGCGCGCTGCGGCGCTGGCGGCGGGCAATGTTTCCACTTTGGTTTCGCAGCGCGACTATCGCAGCGATCTGTTCGTTACCGTAGCCCTGCATGCCCGCCCCGGGACAGACCCTGGTCTTTTGCCCCGCGTGGCAACCGCGCTCGCGCGGCCCGTCTTCACGCTTTATATGGGCCGGAAAGCCTGCCCGCTGGGGCTGCCCTTGCGTCCCGCGCTGGTGACGGCGGAGACGCTGGGCCACGGCATCGATCAGTATGATGCAACCCGCCCGATCCCCGAGCAGCGCGTGCGGGCCGTGCTGCGCTTGGGCGAGGCGCTGCGCTATGTCGCCGATACCGGCTGGCAGCGTGACGATCTATTGGGGCCGGAGTTCACCTGCGAGCGGACCGAACAACGGCGCGACGCCGCCCGGGGCGGGCGCGGTTGGCAGTTCGACCTACGCGACGAACTCGTGCTGTCGCGGCGTAAACCGGAAGGACGGGCAGCGTGA
- the cas7e gene encoding type I-E CRISPR-associated protein Cas7/Cse4/CasC: MTAFLQLHLLTAYPPANLNRDDMGQPKTADFGGRARLRISSQALKRAWRTDAVFQQTLDGHLGKRTQRLGRDIRDHLTEQGVEAAQALTIARAVAGIFGKNTDDKKAPEKQADIAQLAFISPEERAAAFAAAEAMRATGAEPKRDAILQSVDTAVDIAMFGRMLADAPDFNREAAVQVAHAITTHAVTVEDDFYTAVDDLKRPAEDAGAGFVGEAGFAAGLFYLYACIDLDLLTRNLGGNTALARAGVAALIRAAATVAPKGKQASFASRTHASYLLAERGMAAPRSLSVAFLKPVGAGDPLAASIKALRDQRAAFAEAYGDAPDFAEMAVGEAGGSLARVIDFATGW; encoded by the coding sequence ATGACCGCGTTTCTGCAACTGCATTTGCTCACCGCCTATCCGCCCGCCAATCTAAACCGGGATGATATGGGCCAGCCCAAAACGGCCGATTTTGGCGGGCGGGCGCGCTTGCGCATCTCCTCCCAAGCGCTGAAGCGGGCGTGGCGGACCGATGCGGTTTTCCAGCAGACGCTCGACGGGCATCTCGGGAAGCGCACTCAGCGCCTGGGCCGGGATATTCGCGATCACCTGACGGAACAGGGGGTGGAAGCCGCGCAAGCCCTGACCATCGCGCGGGCCGTCGCCGGTATTTTCGGCAAGAATACCGACGATAAGAAGGCGCCGGAAAAGCAAGCCGATATCGCGCAGCTCGCCTTCATTTCGCCGGAGGAGCGGGCGGCGGCTTTTGCGGCGGCCGAGGCAATGCGGGCGACCGGCGCCGAGCCAAAACGCGACGCGATTCTGCAAAGCGTCGATACGGCGGTGGATATCGCCATGTTCGGGCGGATGCTGGCCGATGCGCCGGATTTCAACCGCGAAGCCGCCGTGCAGGTGGCCCATGCCATCACCACCCACGCCGTGACGGTGGAGGATGATTTCTATACCGCCGTTGATGACCTGAAGCGCCCGGCTGAAGACGCGGGGGCGGGTTTCGTTGGCGAAGCGGGTTTTGCGGCGGGGCTGTTCTACCTTTACGCCTGCATCGATTTGGATCTGCTAACCCGCAATCTCGGCGGGAATACGGCCCTGGCCCGGGCCGGGGTTGCGGCCTTGATCCGCGCGGCGGCGACCGTCGCCCCTAAGGGAAAACAGGCCAGTTTTGCCAGCCGCACCCACGCGAGCTATCTGTTGGCCGAACGCGGCATGGCGGCCCCGCGCAGCCTATCGGTCGCTTTCCTAAAGCCCGTGGGGGCGGGCGATCCCCTGGCCGCGTCGATTAAAGCCCTGCGGGATCAACGGGCGGCCTTTGCCGAGGCCTATGGTGATGCCCCTGATTTTGCGGAAATGGCGGTCGGCGAGGCGGGGGGCAGCTTGGCGAGGGTGATCGACTTCGCGACGGGCTGGTAG
- the casB gene encoding type I-E CRISPR-associated protein Cse2/CasB yields the protein MTRFETVQRVVWRWWADLQENHNRGGRAQIRRAVSAEDLLLVPQVQRLYRELDLRGGLPTGSLESSFAQVAATATVVATVTVAVAADPPADDAPVPGRPLAELLGPPPGESDSTHALLKPLRFRRLLQADDSDPMILARDLRRAVRLLKPGAGLDVGTLGASLLAWGPKIRTRWAFDYYRGGEFSASPEPHEMERP from the coding sequence ATGACGCGATTCGAAACCGTCCAGCGCGTGGTGTGGCGCTGGTGGGCTGACCTTCAGGAAAACCACAATCGGGGCGGACGGGCGCAAATCCGCCGGGCCGTGAGTGCCGAAGATTTGCTGCTCGTCCCCCAGGTTCAGCGTTTATACCGCGAGCTTGACCTGCGGGGTGGTCTGCCCACTGGCAGCCTAGAAAGTAGCTTTGCCCAGGTTGCCGCCACCGCGACCGTTGTTGCGACGGTGACAGTGGCGGTTGCTGCGGACCCGCCGGCTGACGATGCCCCGGTCCCTGGGCGTCCGCTGGCCGAACTGCTCGGCCCCCCGCCGGGGGAGAGCGATAGCACGCACGCCCTGCTAAAACCCCTCCGGTTCCGCCGCCTGCTGCAAGCCGATGACAGCGATCCGATGATCCTGGCGCGCGATCTGCGCCGGGCGGTGCGGCTGCTGAAGCCGGGGGCGGGGCTGGATGTCGGCACGTTGGGGGCGTCCCTCCTGGCCTGGGGGCCGAAAATTCGCACCCGCTGGGCTTTCGATTATTACCGGGGTGGGGAGTTTTCGGCCTCACCGGAACCGCATGAGATGGAACGGCCATGA
- the casA gene encoding type I-E CRISPR-associated protein Cse1/CasA translates to MVAQPHNFSLISEAWLPYRRLSGERGWARPAEVLAASEDPVVAVAWGRADFDGAVREFLIGLLAVAYRDVLTDCGDEVGAWRRHLQNAPALAELDARFAVLEPAFFLGGAGARFGQDFTPLGGDPVPIAQLLIDSPGANTLKKNQDHFVKRGRAACLGASAAAMALFTLQTYAPSGGQGHRTSLRGGGPLTVIAAASRAVSLWDQLAPNCVVPGATGSDDRPLDGIFPWLRETPTSEKGQTVTPQQADPLQAYWGMPRRIRLHLADNQDGTPCALTGRVEALCVRTYETRNYGISYVGFQHPLSPYSFAKASGEFLPVHGQPGRIGYRHWVGLVTASDDGARVPSESIRLARLRLKSSRGATARLSAFGYDMDNMKARDFTESAMPLLVGAPNVMAEADALIREMVRGADVGRFLLVSRVREALFGPSGPSDGSLLERLKETYWTATEQDFLTRIDGLMDRIAATLADDGEFDDDARDALRQTVRRDWLAALTRQIARLFDDLVVPDDAGVLLLSDMQRRAAQRRSLRAALAGYGKPGQDFYTALGLPAPKKQKAA, encoded by the coding sequence ATGGTTGCTCAACCCCATAATTTCTCCCTTATTTCAGAGGCTTGGCTGCCCTATCGCCGCCTGTCGGGGGAAAGGGGGTGGGCGCGGCCCGCGGAGGTTTTGGCGGCGTCGGAGGATCCGGTGGTTGCCGTGGCCTGGGGGCGGGCGGATTTTGATGGGGCGGTGCGGGAATTTCTGATCGGGCTGCTCGCGGTCGCCTATCGCGATGTGTTAACGGATTGCGGCGATGAGGTGGGCGCTTGGCGGCGGCATCTGCAAAACGCCCCGGCCCTGGCCGAGTTGGACGCGCGGTTTGCTGTGCTGGAGCCTGCCTTTTTCCTGGGCGGGGCCGGGGCGCGGTTTGGGCAGGATTTTACCCCCTTGGGCGGCGATCCGGTACCGATTGCCCAGCTTTTGATCGATTCGCCGGGCGCGAATACGTTGAAAAAGAACCAGGATCATTTCGTTAAGCGCGGGCGCGCGGCCTGTTTGGGGGCGTCGGCGGCGGCGATGGCGCTGTTTACGCTACAAACCTACGCGCCGTCCGGCGGGCAGGGGCATCGCACCTCCCTCCGCGGTGGTGGGCCGCTGACGGTGATCGCCGCCGCCAGCCGGGCCGTCAGCCTCTGGGACCAGCTTGCCCCCAATTGTGTCGTGCCAGGGGCCACTGGGTCGGATGATCGGCCCTTGGACGGGATTTTTCCGTGGCTGCGCGAAACTCCAACGTCTGAAAAAGGTCAAACGGTTACGCCCCAGCAGGCCGATCCGCTGCAAGCCTATTGGGGGATGCCGCGTCGTATTCGGCTGCATCTCGCCGACAATCAGGACGGCACGCCCTGCGCCTTGACGGGGCGGGTCGAGGCGCTGTGCGTCCGCACGTATGAAACACGCAATTATGGCATCAGCTACGTCGGGTTCCAGCATCCGCTGTCGCCCTATAGTTTCGCCAAAGCAAGCGGGGAGTTTCTACCGGTCCACGGCCAGCCGGGGCGCATCGGTTATCGCCATTGGGTCGGGCTGGTCACCGCCAGCGATGATGGGGCCCGGGTGCCGTCGGAGAGTATTCGTCTCGCCCGGTTGCGCCTGAAGTCGTCGCGGGGCGCGACAGCCCGCCTAAGCGCCTTTGGCTATGATATGGACAATATGAAAGCGCGCGATTTCACCGAAAGCGCGATGCCGCTGCTGGTCGGCGCGCCGAACGTGATGGCGGAGGCCGATGCCCTGATTCGCGAAATGGTGCGCGGGGCCGATGTCGGGCGGTTTCTGCTGGTCAGCCGCGTGCGGGAGGCGCTGTTCGGCCCCAGTGGTCCGAGCGACGGCAGCCTGCTGGAGCGGCTGAAGGAAACCTATTGGACGGCGACGGAGCAGGATTTCCTGACGCGGATCGACGGGCTGATGGATCGGATCGCCGCGACCTTGGCCGACGATGGGGAGTTTGACGATGACGCGCGCGACGCGCTGCGCCAAACCGTTCGCCGCGATTGGCTGGCGGCGCTCACACGGCAGATAGCCCGCCTGTTCGATGATCTGGTCGTGCCCGACGACGCGGGGGTGCTGCTGCTGTCCGATATGCAAAGGCGGGCGGCCCAGCGCCGCAGTTTGCGGGCGGCGCTGGCGGGCTACGGTAAGCCGGGGCAGGATTTCTACACCGCCCTCGGCCTTCCAGCCCCGAAAAAACAAAAGGCGGCATAA
- a CDS encoding IS110 family transposase produces the protein MQQDIVTVGVDLAKTVFQIHAISAEGKVLVRRQLRRAEVLKFFAALPPCLVGMEACASAHHWGREIRALGHEVRLMPPAYVKPYVKRGKTDAADAEAICEAVTRPTMRFVAIKSVEQQAVLMLHKTRDLLVRQRTALINALRAHLSEYGIVTSKGPGGVTALVKLLHEGQEKLPAHARSALHTIAAQLRSLASEIDRLESQIQAWHRADDTSRRLATIPGIGPITASAIAAAVPDAALFRSGRQFAAWLGLTPRAHSSGGKERLGGISKQGDGYLRKLLVVGATAVIRMARRDATRQPWVAQLLERKPVKIATVGLANKTARIAWAVMTRNEVYAAAAA, from the coding sequence ATGCAGCAGGATATCGTGACCGTCGGTGTCGATCTGGCGAAGACTGTGTTTCAGATCCATGCGATCAGCGCTGAAGGGAAGGTTTTGGTCCGTCGGCAACTGCGGCGGGCCGAGGTTCTGAAGTTTTTCGCCGCTTTGCCTCCTTGCTTAGTCGGGATGGAAGCCTGTGCATCGGCCCATCATTGGGGCCGGGAAATACGCGCCCTCGGCCACGAAGTGCGGTTGATGCCGCCCGCTTATGTGAAACCATATGTGAAGCGTGGAAAGACAGATGCCGCTGACGCGGAGGCGATTTGCGAAGCGGTAACTCGGCCCACGATGCGCTTTGTGGCAATAAAGAGTGTTGAGCAACAGGCGGTGCTGATGCTGCACAAAACGCGCGATCTGCTCGTGCGACAACGGACTGCGCTGATCAATGCCTTACGGGCGCATCTGTCTGAGTATGGCATCGTTACCAGTAAGGGGCCTGGCGGAGTAACTGCGCTGGTCAAGCTTCTCCATGAGGGACAGGAGAAGCTTCCGGCGCACGCGCGGTCGGCGCTCCACACGATCGCGGCTCAGCTTCGATCATTAGCAAGCGAGATAGATCGGCTCGAGTCGCAGATACAGGCTTGGCATCGTGCGGATGATACCAGCCGTCGGCTCGCGACCATCCCCGGCATCGGCCCAATCACTGCTTCGGCAATCGCTGCAGCGGTGCCCGATGCAGCGCTGTTCCGCTCAGGTCGGCAGTTCGCGGCCTGGTTGGGTCTTACGCCGCGCGCCCATAGTTCTGGCGGTAAAGAACGGCTCGGCGGTATCAGCAAACAGGGGGACGGATATCTCCGCAAGCTGTTGGTCGTCGGTGCTACCGCAGTGATCCGCATGGCACGCAGGGATGCAACGCGCCAGCCTTGGGTCGCACAACTCCTTGAGCGCAAGCCAGTGAAAATCGCGACCGTCGGACTCGCTAATAAGACCGCGCGCATTGCCTGGGCGGTAATGACGCGCAACGAAGTCTACGCGGCAGCCGCCGCGTGA